The following are encoded in a window of Bacillus sp. SORGH_AS_0510 genomic DNA:
- a CDS encoding response regulator transcription factor produces the protein MRLLVVEDNLSLLESIVELLSDEFEVDQATNGEDALFLAMQNIHDAIVLDVMIPEIDGFEVLQTIRKEGLKIPVLFLTARDSLEDRVKGLDSGGDDYLVKPFQAAELKARIRALLRRSGSLTTNQTIQYRGIELLGKERDIVANGEQIKLTAKQYELLEYLIQNKGAILTKEQIYDRVWGFDSDTTIAIVEVFMHHLRKKLEPSGYHSDIKTIRGVGYMLNEE, from the coding sequence ATGCGTTTACTAGTTGTCGAAGATAATCTTTCGTTGTTGGAATCAATTGTTGAATTATTATCAGACGAATTTGAGGTTGATCAAGCAACGAATGGAGAAGATGCATTGTTTTTGGCCATGCAAAACATCCATGATGCTATTGTTTTAGACGTAATGATCCCCGAAATAGATGGATTTGAAGTCCTTCAGACGATTCGTAAAGAAGGATTAAAAATACCAGTCCTGTTTCTGACAGCTAGAGATTCCCTGGAAGACCGTGTGAAGGGGTTGGATAGCGGCGGAGATGATTACTTAGTGAAGCCATTCCAAGCAGCGGAGTTAAAAGCAAGGATCCGAGCATTATTACGAAGAAGTGGCAGCTTAACTACTAATCAGACCATACAATATCGTGGAATAGAACTATTAGGAAAAGAAAGAGACATTGTGGCAAATGGTGAACAAATCAAACTTACAGCCAAACAATATGAACTACTAGAATACCTCATTCAAAACAAAGGGGCTATTTTAACCAAGGAACAAATCTATGATCGCGTATGGGGCTTTGATTCAGATACAACCATTGCCATTGTTGAGGTTTTCATGCATCACCTTCGAAAAAAACTAGAACCATCGGGTTACCATTCTGATATTAAAACGATTCGTGGAGTAGGTTATATGCTTAACGAAGAGTAG
- a CDS encoding ABC transporter permease produces the protein MTLLGIFQSIKMALRSIRGNKLRSALTMLGMIIGVSSVIILVSIAQGSAKNVTSQINQLGTNLLTINTFGTDLALSEDKIDGLGKLNGVKAISPVVSGRVNVKKDKTSSQVTLTGTNAAYSIVRDTKVSAGRFITDLDIEYRQKIAVIGADTASTFFGAENPIGQYIQIEGTSFKVVGVLVSKGSSLGQSGDNVVIVPISTGQRLVKSTTINQVYLQGKSEDQMDYVMNEVERKMASIFPNKSDSYSVTNQQDLMDTMSSVTDTMTMMLGGIASISLLVGGIGIMNIMLVSVSERTKEIGIRKAIGAKRRDVLLQFLIEAVVLSGVGGVIGILAGVGIGKLLSSLLSLTVSFTSSVMILSFLFSLAVGVIFGVFPANKASKLNPIQALRYE, from the coding sequence GTGACCTTGTTGGGAATCTTTCAATCTATTAAAATGGCACTCCGCAGTATTAGAGGGAATAAGCTTAGGTCTGCTTTAACGATGCTGGGAATGATTATTGGAGTGTCCTCTGTCATCATCCTTGTTTCAATCGCACAAGGATCGGCCAAAAATGTGACGAGTCAGATTAATCAGCTTGGAACGAACCTCTTAACGATTAATACCTTTGGCACAGATTTAGCATTATCAGAAGATAAAATCGATGGGCTTGGTAAACTAAATGGTGTGAAGGCTATTTCTCCTGTTGTTTCTGGACGGGTAAATGTTAAAAAAGATAAAACCTCTTCACAAGTGACACTAACAGGAACCAATGCTGCTTATTCCATTGTGCGTGACACTAAAGTGAGTGCAGGGCGTTTCATTACAGATTTAGATATTGAATATAGACAAAAAATTGCAGTAATCGGTGCAGATACGGCATCAACCTTTTTTGGTGCGGAAAACCCTATTGGTCAATACATTCAAATTGAGGGAACATCCTTTAAAGTAGTAGGTGTCCTCGTATCAAAAGGCAGTTCACTTGGGCAAAGCGGTGATAATGTGGTTATCGTTCCAATTAGTACGGGACAGCGGTTGGTCAAGAGTACAACGATTAATCAAGTATATCTTCAAGGAAAAAGTGAAGACCAAATGGACTATGTCATGAACGAAGTAGAAAGGAAAATGGCTTCTATATTTCCTAATAAAAGTGATTCCTATAGTGTAACAAACCAACAGGATTTAATGGATACGATGAGTTCTGTTACAGATACGATGACTATGATGCTTGGAGGGATTGCTAGTATTTCTCTACTTGTCGGTGGAATTGGAATTATGAATATAATGCTTGTATCTGTTTCAGAACGAACCAAAGAAATTGGTATTCGTAAAGCAATAGGGGCAAAAAGGAGAGATGTCCTTTTACAATTCCTTATTGAAGCGGTTGTCTTAAGTGGAGTAGGTGGGGTTATTGGGATTTTAGCAGGAGTAGGCATAGGAAAATTATTATCCTCTCTATTAAGCTTGACCGTATCGTTTACTTCTTCAGTAATGATATTATCGTTTTTATTCTCGTTAGCAGTAGGTGTGATTTTTGGAGTATTCCCTGCTAATAAAGCTTCTAAGTTGAATCCGATTCAAGCACTGAGATATGAATAG
- a CDS encoding ABC transporter ATP-binding protein has protein sequence MAKPIIQIKGLMKTYQLGGETVHALNKVSIDIEQGEFLAIIGPSGSGKSTLMNMLGCLDRPQSGTYLLDGRDISKMNDNQLATIRNKKIGFIFQNFNLLTKLTALENVELPLLYSGVPTKERRERALESLEKVGLKERAGHLPTQLSGGQQQRVAIARALVGNPSILLADEPTGALDSKTSKEILLIMQELNETGHTIILITHDLAIAKQAKRMVSIQDGQLQENGGDLVGNLSIY, from the coding sequence ATGGCCAAACCAATTATTCAAATTAAAGGTTTAATGAAGACCTACCAACTTGGAGGAGAGACAGTCCATGCTCTAAATAAAGTTTCAATTGATATTGAGCAAGGAGAATTCTTAGCCATCATTGGCCCATCTGGTTCCGGTAAATCCACTCTAATGAACATGTTAGGCTGCCTCGACAGACCGCAGTCGGGAACCTATTTATTGGATGGTAGAGACATCAGCAAGATGAATGACAATCAATTGGCGACGATTAGAAATAAAAAAATAGGATTTATCTTTCAAAATTTTAATCTCTTAACTAAGTTAACAGCACTTGAAAATGTAGAATTGCCATTGTTATATAGCGGGGTTCCCACCAAAGAACGACGGGAGAGAGCTTTAGAAAGCCTTGAAAAAGTAGGTTTAAAGGAGAGGGCAGGCCATTTGCCAACCCAGCTTTCAGGGGGACAGCAGCAACGGGTGGCGATTGCTAGAGCACTTGTAGGAAATCCATCCATCCTTCTTGCGGATGAACCAACAGGTGCACTTGACAGTAAAACTAGTAAAGAAATTCTACTCATTATGCAAGAGCTTAATGAAACAGGGCATACCATTATTTTAATAACGCATGATTTAGCCATTGCAAAGCAAGCGAAGAGAATGGTCAGTATTCAAGATGGCCAGCTTCAAGAAAACGGGGGTGACCTTGTTGGGAATCTTTCAATCTATTAA
- a CDS encoding efflux RND transporter periplasmic adaptor subunit, giving the protein MKKWVLLTIGILIVGFVGYQYFSTKTKSQTASAQVRTAIVQKGTLEVKISGSGTVQPVTSEDIKAKDNNNEIDEVLVSVGEEVKEGDELISFTDGSDPITATAAGIVTTIAVSAGERVTSGQVVAHVTNYKDLETVVQIDELDIPQIKKDQTVNIKINAFPDQSYTGKVTNIAEEGTSSNGVSTFDVTIHIDKPVNLKVGMSTEASILTASKKDTLYVPLDAIHSSNNEKYVLLTSASDNSQSNGGTEQQMVKTGLANEDYVEITEGLKEGQVVQLPQLATGTSSNNTRGFMQGGGFGGGNMGGMGGFNRSGGRQGQFSGRTGN; this is encoded by the coding sequence ATGAAAAAATGGGTGTTACTAACGATAGGCATACTTATAGTTGGCTTTGTCGGCTATCAATATTTTTCAACAAAAACAAAGAGCCAAACAGCATCAGCACAGGTAAGGACAGCAATTGTTCAAAAAGGAACGCTAGAAGTTAAAATCAGTGGATCAGGAACAGTTCAGCCAGTAACGAGTGAAGATATTAAAGCAAAAGACAATAACAATGAAATTGATGAAGTGTTGGTTTCTGTAGGTGAAGAGGTTAAAGAAGGGGATGAGCTAATTTCTTTTACGGATGGAAGTGATCCAATCACTGCGACAGCTGCGGGAATCGTCACTACTATTGCTGTTTCAGCTGGTGAGCGGGTAACAAGTGGACAAGTTGTTGCACATGTTACGAACTATAAAGACTTGGAGACAGTGGTACAAATAGATGAGCTTGATATTCCACAGATAAAAAAAGATCAAACTGTAAATATCAAAATAAATGCCTTCCCAGATCAAAGTTACACAGGTAAGGTGACGAATATAGCTGAAGAAGGTACTTCTTCCAACGGTGTGTCTACTTTTGATGTAACGATTCATATTGATAAACCTGTTAATCTTAAAGTTGGTATGAGTACAGAGGCTAGTATATTAACAGCAAGCAAGAAGGATACATTATATGTGCCGCTCGATGCCATTCACAGCAGTAATAATGAAAAATATGTCCTACTAACATCAGCCTCGGACAATTCACAATCTAATGGCGGAACAGAACAACAAATGGTAAAAACGGGATTAGCTAATGAAGATTATGTCGAAATTACCGAAGGTTTAAAAGAGGGACAAGTTGTTCAATTACCACAGCTTGCCACTGGTACCTCTTCAAACAATACAAGAGGCTTCATGCAAGGTGGAGGATTTGGCGGAGGAAATATGGGTGGAATGGGCGGTTTTAACCGCAGTGGTGGTCGTCAAGGACAATTTAGTGGAAGGACCGGTAACTAG
- a CDS encoding MarR family winged helix-turn-helix transcriptional regulator, with product MDNKTVQELIDRYVTLSFQVHKKAESLIKGQIGNELTNDQHYILRYINQSKECTSSELADAFEVNKSAITAIINRMVERGLIQRTRDENDRRVVYLTLTVAGESLFQDCQEKVRLLVESIITQFDETEIVNFVNTYEKLAAILTNKKKEELGE from the coding sequence ATGGATAATAAAACCGTACAGGAATTGATTGACCGCTATGTGACGTTATCCTTTCAGGTACACAAAAAAGCCGAGTCATTAATTAAGGGACAAATAGGCAATGAATTGACAAATGACCAGCACTACATATTACGATATATCAACCAATCTAAGGAATGTACCTCTTCTGAATTAGCTGATGCATTTGAAGTGAATAAAAGTGCCATAACAGCAATTATTAACCGAATGGTAGAAAGAGGACTGATTCAGCGAACACGCGATGAAAACGACCGAAGGGTTGTTTATTTAACGTTGACTGTTGCAGGTGAATCCTTATTTCAGGATTGCCAAGAAAAAGTACGCTTACTAGTCGAATCGATCATTACCCAATTTGATGAAACAGAAATTGTTAACTTTGTGAATACTTATGAAAAGTTAGCTGCAATTTTAACTAACAAGAAAAAGGAAGAACTGGGGGAATAA
- a CDS encoding MMPL family transporter — MNAIIKGKWFILVAWIAVIATLFTVAPNMEGLVREKGQISVPEGYSSTIAEKILRDVQSSENKGRDLQTALVFHSEKKLTKKDFLNAEKAVNILEKNKEELGITEILSHFKQEQLKDQLVSKDGKTILVSVKVTANNRDAKEISKDLYDAIEQIKLEHYYTGNWVISEDLVTNSQEGLKKTEGITVGFILIVLLLVFRSVIAPIIPLVTVGFSYLTAQSIVALLVDKVDFPLSTFTQIFLVAVLFGIGTDYCILLLSRFKEEMAEGKDVKEAIITTYRTAGKTVFFSGIAVMIGFASIGLSTFQLYKSAAAVAVGVAILLIALVTVVPFFMAVLGKKLFWPSKGKLEHGESKFWGVMGKFALARPLIAFILVALISVPFLFTYDDQLSFNSLEEISDDYPSIKGFNIIADSFGPGESMPTQIVIKNDDQMNTTEYIAITEKISQELKKVNDVNTVRSVTRPTGSPIDDFYISKQVVSLEDGLGQSNEGIKKISNGLEEAVSQMSSNQPKMKEATDGLNTLIKGTNDLKTGVGTIKEKLTVMQKGLSDGSLKVSEARDGLSKIKAGAESVLDGGQQLLQGYKDTNTGLVALKENYNTIAVNVEDLHQNLLVMDQYFSGLEQEYPTINQNQNYQSIKEAIKGNSNSPGAQRITEQLSGNIKYLNSQLGTAQEGINKVNFQFEKLLAGQEELIKGLEVFVNRIGELETGLSEAANGSGRIINEGLSPVSKGLDALKNGQEQFLTGFQDINSQISDLSDGLSQGADGLNQVYNGLNSAQNYLSDVSKQKQNGFYIPQDVLNSKDFEQALDAYMSNDRKVMTIDVVFNKNPYSNEAIDRIPEIKQAVKRAVKETKLENAKVAVGGVSSMHHDLDTISEADYSRTVVLMLVGISIILIILLRSLIMPLYLIGSLVLTYFTSMAISETIFVNWLGYTGISWAVPFFAFVILVALGIDYSIFLMDRFNEYRDMPVQQAILLSMKKMGTVIISAAIILGGTFAAMMPSGVLSLLEIATILLIGLALYSLVVLPLFVPVMVRTFGEANWWPFVKK, encoded by the coding sequence TTGAACGCGATTATTAAAGGAAAATGGTTCATTCTAGTCGCTTGGATAGCTGTGATTGCTACTCTTTTTACGGTGGCACCAAATATGGAAGGCCTTGTACGTGAGAAAGGACAAATTTCTGTTCCCGAAGGCTACTCATCAACCATAGCAGAGAAAATCCTTAGAGATGTTCAATCTAGTGAAAATAAAGGAAGGGATCTGCAGACTGCACTTGTTTTCCACAGTGAAAAGAAATTAACGAAGAAAGATTTTCTCAATGCAGAAAAAGCCGTTAATATCCTGGAAAAAAACAAAGAGGAGCTCGGAATCACTGAAATCCTTTCCCATTTTAAACAAGAGCAATTAAAAGACCAGCTTGTGTCTAAAGATGGAAAAACCATCTTAGTTTCCGTAAAGGTAACAGCTAATAATCGAGATGCAAAAGAAATATCAAAAGATTTGTATGATGCCATCGAGCAAATTAAATTGGAACATTATTATACCGGAAACTGGGTGATAAGTGAGGACCTTGTGACCAATTCACAGGAAGGCTTGAAAAAAACAGAAGGAATTACAGTTGGATTTATTCTGATCGTGCTTTTGTTAGTATTTAGATCGGTCATTGCGCCCATTATTCCTTTAGTAACTGTAGGATTCAGCTATCTTACAGCCCAATCCATTGTTGCTCTGTTGGTGGATAAGGTTGATTTTCCTTTATCCACGTTTACTCAGATTTTCTTAGTAGCCGTACTATTCGGAATAGGAACGGATTATTGTATCTTGCTCCTTAGCCGCTTTAAAGAGGAAATGGCAGAAGGAAAAGATGTGAAGGAAGCGATTATTACTACTTATCGCACAGCGGGTAAAACCGTTTTCTTTAGTGGAATTGCAGTAATGATTGGTTTTGCTTCTATTGGGCTTTCCACCTTCCAGCTTTATAAATCAGCTGCTGCAGTAGCTGTCGGAGTCGCCATTTTGTTAATTGCGCTTGTTACCGTCGTTCCTTTCTTCATGGCTGTATTAGGCAAAAAACTTTTTTGGCCATCGAAAGGAAAGCTGGAGCATGGGGAAAGCAAATTCTGGGGCGTGATGGGTAAATTTGCACTGGCAAGACCTCTAATTGCTTTTATTCTTGTCGCCCTTATTTCTGTTCCGTTCTTATTTACTTATGATGACCAATTGTCGTTTAACTCGCTGGAAGAAATCAGCGATGATTATCCTTCAATAAAAGGGTTTAATATCATTGCCGATTCATTTGGTCCTGGAGAATCGATGCCAACTCAAATTGTTATTAAAAACGATGATCAAATGAATACGACGGAATATATAGCCATTACTGAAAAAATCAGTCAAGAATTAAAGAAAGTCAATGACGTAAACACCGTTCGTTCTGTTACTCGTCCAACTGGTTCACCTATTGATGACTTTTACATTTCTAAACAAGTTGTTAGCCTGGAAGACGGGCTTGGCCAAAGTAATGAGGGAATTAAAAAAATCAGTAACGGCCTAGAAGAAGCTGTAAGCCAAATGAGTTCGAACCAACCAAAAATGAAGGAAGCAACTGATGGGCTTAACACATTGATTAAGGGTACCAATGATCTAAAAACAGGAGTAGGAACTATTAAAGAAAAGCTCACTGTCATGCAAAAAGGCTTAAGTGACGGTTCATTAAAGGTTAGCGAGGCACGTGATGGGTTAAGCAAAATCAAAGCAGGTGCGGAAAGTGTATTGGATGGAGGCCAACAACTTCTACAAGGGTACAAAGATACTAATACTGGGCTTGTTGCCTTAAAAGAAAATTACAATACAATTGCCGTAAATGTTGAAGATTTACACCAAAACCTACTTGTGATGGATCAATATTTTAGTGGTCTTGAACAAGAATATCCAACCATTAACCAAAATCAAAACTATCAATCTATTAAAGAGGCTATAAAAGGGAATTCTAATTCACCAGGGGCACAAAGAATCACAGAACAATTATCAGGAAATATAAAGTATCTAAATTCTCAGTTAGGTACAGCCCAAGAGGGAATTAACAAAGTTAATTTTCAATTCGAAAAACTATTGGCCGGTCAAGAAGAGCTCATAAAAGGTTTAGAGGTGTTTGTCAATCGAATTGGTGAACTTGAAACTGGCCTATCGGAAGCTGCAAATGGTTCAGGTAGAATCATAAATGAAGGCCTCTCTCCTGTCTCCAAGGGCTTAGATGCTTTAAAAAATGGGCAGGAACAGTTTTTAACTGGTTTTCAAGATATAAATAGTCAAATTTCTGATCTTTCAGATGGCCTATCTCAAGGAGCAGATGGACTAAACCAAGTATATAATGGGCTAAATTCCGCACAGAATTACCTTTCAGATGTATCGAAGCAAAAACAAAACGGCTTTTACATTCCACAGGATGTTCTAAACAGTAAGGACTTTGAACAAGCGCTCGATGCCTACATGTCAAACGATCGAAAAGTGATGACTATTGATGTGGTCTTTAACAAAAACCCTTACTCCAATGAGGCGATTGACCGCATTCCTGAAATAAAGCAGGCAGTCAAACGGGCGGTAAAGGAGACAAAGCTGGAGAATGCAAAAGTAGCTGTCGGTGGTGTATCCAGTATGCACCATGATCTTGACACCATTTCAGAGGCTGATTATTCTCGAACAGTTGTCTTAATGTTAGTGGGGATTAGTATTATTTTGATTATTTTACTTCGCTCACTCATTATGCCACTCTATTTAATTGGTTCATTAGTGTTAACCTACTTTACTTCTATGGCCATTTCAGAAACCATTTTTGTCAATTGGTTAGGCTATACAGGAATCAGTTGGGCAGTTCCGTTCTTTGCGTTTGTCATTCTAGTCGCGTTAGGTATCGACTATAGTATTTTCTTAATGGATCGTTTTAACGAATATCGTGATATGCCAGTTCAACAAGCTATTCTTCTATCAATGAAAAAAATGGGCACTGTAATCATTTCAGCAGCCATTATCTTAGGTGGTACCTTTGCAGCCATGATGCCATCAGGAGTACTATCATTACTCGAAATAGCTACTATTCTATTAATCGGTTTGGCTTTATATTCACTTGTGGTGTTACCACTATTTGTTCCCGTAATGGTACGAACCTTTGGTGAAGCAAACTGGTGGCCATTTGTAAAAAAATAA
- a CDS encoding sodium:alanine symporter family protein: MEQFVNWLSGIIWSPALIYLCLGVGLFYSFATRFLQVRHMKDIIPLMFKGGKSEAGISSFQALTLALSGRVGTGNIAGVATAIAFGGPGAVFWMWAIAFLGAGSAFVEAALGQVYKVKHNGQFRGGTAFYIEKGLKMKWYAVLFAIVTVIATGVLLPGVQANSIAASVDNAFGISPAITGGVIVVFLATIIFGGVKRIARVAELVVPFMALGYILVALIIVAMNISELPGVLRLIFSSAFGMDAAFGGIIGAAISWGVKRGIYSNEAGQGTAPHAAAAAEVSHPAKQGIVQAFSVYVDTLFVCSATAFMILITGMYNVAPEGKAQIVNNLGDIEPGPAYTQSAVESVMPGFGGPFVAISLFFFAFTTIMAYYYMAETNLAYINQKTKRLWTEYVLKFAILGMVFYGSIKTAGLAWTLGDIGVGSMAWLNIIAILLLTKPAMKVLKDYEAQLKDGKDPVFDPVKLGIENADFWEKEYSKPLEKKTG; encoded by the coding sequence ATGGAACAGTTTGTTAATTGGCTCAGTGGGATTATTTGGAGCCCAGCACTTATTTATTTATGCTTAGGTGTCGGATTATTTTACTCTTTTGCAACAAGATTTCTGCAAGTAAGACATATGAAGGACATTATTCCCTTAATGTTTAAAGGTGGGAAGTCAGAAGCTGGTATTTCATCTTTCCAAGCATTAACCCTTGCCTTATCAGGCCGTGTTGGTACTGGTAACATTGCTGGTGTAGCAACTGCCATTGCCTTCGGAGGTCCTGGTGCCGTATTTTGGATGTGGGCGATTGCTTTCTTAGGTGCAGGTTCAGCATTTGTTGAAGCCGCACTAGGTCAGGTTTATAAAGTAAAACATAACGGTCAATTCCGTGGAGGTACTGCCTTTTACATAGAAAAAGGACTAAAAATGAAATGGTACGCGGTACTCTTTGCTATTGTGACAGTTATTGCCACTGGAGTACTTTTACCTGGTGTTCAGGCAAATAGTATTGCCGCTAGTGTTGATAATGCTTTTGGGATTAGTCCTGCAATTACTGGTGGAGTTATTGTTGTTTTCCTAGCAACTATCATTTTTGGCGGTGTTAAACGTATCGCACGAGTTGCTGAACTTGTTGTTCCTTTCATGGCTTTAGGTTATATTCTTGTTGCCCTTATCATTGTAGCTATGAATATTTCTGAACTACCTGGTGTGTTAAGACTTATCTTCTCTAGTGCATTTGGTATGGATGCGGCATTCGGAGGAATTATAGGCGCAGCTATTTCTTGGGGAGTTAAACGTGGGATTTATTCAAACGAAGCAGGACAAGGTACTGCTCCACATGCTGCAGCTGCAGCAGAAGTCTCTCACCCTGCTAAACAAGGAATTGTTCAAGCATTCTCTGTATATGTAGATACCTTATTTGTTTGTTCTGCCACTGCGTTCATGATTCTTATCACTGGCATGTATAATGTTGCCCCAGAAGGTAAAGCGCAAATTGTCAATAACCTTGGTGATATTGAACCGGGTCCAGCCTATACGCAATCTGCTGTTGAATCAGTAATGCCAGGCTTCGGAGGACCATTTGTAGCTATTTCTCTATTCTTCTTCGCCTTCACAACTATCATGGCTTATTATTATATGGCAGAAACAAATCTTGCCTATATCAATCAAAAAACAAAGCGTTTATGGACTGAATATGTACTTAAGTTTGCGATTTTAGGAATGGTATTTTACGGAAGTATAAAGACAGCAGGACTAGCGTGGACATTAGGTGATATTGGTGTTGGAAGTATGGCTTGGCTAAATATTATCGCCATTCTCCTTTTAACAAAACCGGCGATGAAAGTACTGAAAGACTATGAAGCACAGCTTAAAGATGGAAAAGATCCTGTATTTGATCCCGTTAAATTAGGCATTGAAAATGCTGATTTCTGGGAAAAAGAATATTCCAAGCCTTTAGAAAAAAAGACTGGATGA
- a CDS encoding TerD family protein — MGVTLSKGQKVDLTKSYPGLQKVVVGLGWNISQLGSNFDLDASAFLLGQTGKVNSDQDFVFYNNPSGGNGSIIYSGDNRTGAGDRDDEQIKIDLNRVPAHIHRIAFTITIHDAQVKRQNFGQVSDSYVRIFNEMTNEELIRFNLGRDFTVETAIVAAELYRHNGEWKFNAIASGFQGGLAALCKNFGITVDDPPISAPTAPPSQQTNTYYQPTDSYQQNDRNLYQPNQNNYNPYQPNQGVNQQPIHLQPESSYQQPAYGYPTQSSYPTNSGAYQTYGGDEIICPRCHSSNVRTGKKGFGLGKAAIGGLILGPVGLLGGFIGKNQLKFTCNNCGSTWSPSQTDYAEWANNQKRRAQELFNRYKSQDVLEAVVAACALVAMADGYLDTVERQKMLEFVHQSEELRVFDTNKVIQKFNLFVSKIENNRMMGQAEAFRALGKIRTKPEIARLVARYCIAIGYADGNFDNNEKQMVSDICRELGLNPAEFLS, encoded by the coding sequence GTGGGTGTAACTCTTAGCAAGGGGCAGAAAGTTGATTTAACCAAATCATATCCTGGCCTTCAAAAAGTAGTTGTTGGGTTAGGTTGGAATATTAGTCAGCTTGGCTCCAATTTCGATTTAGATGCTTCAGCATTTTTACTTGGACAAACTGGCAAAGTAAACAGCGACCAAGACTTTGTTTTTTATAATAATCCCTCAGGGGGTAATGGTTCAATCATTTATAGTGGAGACAACCGCACAGGAGCTGGAGATCGTGACGACGAACAAATTAAAATAGATTTAAATCGTGTCCCTGCCCATATCCACCGCATTGCCTTTACAATAACCATTCACGATGCACAGGTGAAACGGCAAAATTTCGGACAAGTTTCTGATTCATATGTTCGTATCTTTAATGAAATGACGAATGAAGAATTAATTAGATTCAACTTGGGCAGGGATTTTACGGTAGAAACAGCTATCGTTGCTGCAGAATTGTACCGTCATAATGGTGAATGGAAATTCAATGCCATTGCAAGCGGCTTTCAAGGTGGACTAGCCGCACTTTGCAAGAACTTTGGAATTACGGTTGATGATCCTCCGATAAGTGCACCAACAGCACCACCTTCTCAGCAAACTAATACTTATTATCAACCAACAGATTCATACCAGCAAAATGATAGAAATCTCTACCAACCAAATCAAAACAATTATAATCCATACCAGCCAAACCAAGGCGTTAATCAACAGCCGATACATCTGCAGCCGGAATCATCGTATCAGCAGCCTGCATACGGATACCCGACGCAGTCATCATACCCAACGAATTCTGGAGCTTATCAAACATATGGTGGAGACGAAATTATTTGTCCACGCTGTCATTCCTCTAATGTTCGAACCGGTAAAAAAGGCTTCGGACTGGGTAAAGCAGCTATTGGCGGGTTAATCCTTGGACCAGTCGGGCTACTGGGCGGTTTCATCGGGAAAAACCAACTGAAGTTTACATGTAATAACTGTGGCAGTACATGGTCACCTTCCCAAACTGATTATGCAGAATGGGCAAACAATCAAAAAAGAAGAGCTCAAGAATTATTTAACCGCTATAAAAGCCAGGATGTTCTTGAAGCCGTTGTTGCAGCTTGTGCCTTGGTCGCTATGGCTGATGGTTATTTAGACACAGTGGAACGGCAAAAGATGTTAGAATTTGTTCATCAAAGCGAGGAATTACGAGTCTTTGATACAAATAAAGTAATTCAGAAATTTAACCTCTTTGTTTCTAAAATTGAAAATAACCGGATGATGGGACAGGCAGAAGCCTTCCGAGCCCTTGGAAAAATAAGAACAAAACCAGAAATAGCCAGATTAGTGGCACGCTATTGCATTGCGATCGGATATGCAGATGGGAATTTTGATAATAATGAAAAACAAATGGTGTCTGACATCTGTCGTGAGCTAGGATTAAACCCAGCGGAGTTTCTTTCATAA